The stretch of DNA GAGCCGGTCACCGCGGAACCGCATACCGAGCACCCGGAGGCCGCCGTTGGCGCAGCGGTCCTTGACCACGGCGAGCTCCTCGGCGGAGACGTCGATGCGGGCGCGGCGGCGCGCGGTGACGGCCAGCGGGAGCGAGGGCTGGGACAGCACCGGGGCGAGCAGCCGGTCGTCGACCGCCATCGCCAGGGCGAACCCGCCGGTGAGGCACATGCCGACCGCCCCCACGCCGGGCCCGCCGCACCGCTGGTGCTCCGCGGCGGCCAGCGCCCGCAGCCAACCGACCACCGGGGAGCTGCGACCGGTGGCGAGCAGGGTGAACTCCCGGCTCACGCACACCTTCGCGACGGTCGACGCCGTGTACGCCCCGGACCGCAGCCACCCGTGCGCCGCGGGGTTCGGGTCGCGCCCGGGCGTGCCGAACAGCACCGGCAGCACCGCGGTGCACCCGATGGCGGCCACCCGCTCGGCGAACTCCAGCACCTTGGGCGTGATGCCGGGTATCTCGGCCATCACCACGACGGCCGGCCCGGTACCGCGCCGCAGGACCTTGCGGGTGGTGCCGCCGTGCGTGAAGGTGGTGCGCTCGAAGCCTGACAGGTCGTGGTCGGCCATCGCCGCTCCCGTCTGATTCCGTTACCCGTTCCCGAATCCGGTTCTGCCGGGGCAGTCTCTCATCTCCCGCCCCTCGGGTACCGGGCCCGCCTCCAGGCCCGTCCAGATCGCTGACGGGAATCGGCCACCGCAAGACCGCCCCCGCGGTGCAGCCCCGC from Nocardiopsis composta encodes:
- a CDS encoding dienelactone hydrolase family protein, with the translated sequence MADHDLSGFERTTFTHGGTTRKVLRRGTGPAVVVMAEIPGITPKVLEFAERVAAIGCTAVLPVLFGTPGRDPNPAAHGWLRSGAYTASTVAKVCVSREFTLLATGRSSPVVGWLRALAAAEHQRCGGPGVGAVGMCLTGGFALAMAVDDRLLAPVLSQPSLPLAVTARRRARIDVSAEELAVVKDRCANGGLRVLGMRFRGDRLVPGDRFAALRRELGDAFTAVELDDADANPDGLISPHSVLTEHLIDEPGQPTRDALDQVLDLFRDRLLSDRGAAAGVRSGLGVPAAEAGSPPGR